One window from the genome of Salvia miltiorrhiza cultivar Shanhuang (shh) chromosome 7, IMPLAD_Smil_shh, whole genome shotgun sequence encodes:
- the LOC130996081 gene encoding patatin-like protein 2 codes for MEEIPCFRQTDQPPDFKRYITVLSIDGGGIKGILPAVILDFLESQLQELDGEQARIADYFDVIAGTSTGGLVTAMLTAPSQINRPLYSGKGIKPFYLENCPKIFPQTHSIFPFGRLLKSLMGPLYDGKHLHSVLKEELQNIKLSQAITDVIIPAFDIKRMQPVIFSTYEAKRNPLLDANFADICISTSAAPTFLPGHEFTTTDAHGNFTEYNLIDGGVAANNPTLIAITEVIRQMFDSGVDYFRMRPVDYPRLLTISIGTGAARVDEKFDIKRASKWGMVDWLLHGGMAPLLEIFSQASADMVDIHTSLIFQALQSQHNYLRIQDDELSGIENSVDIATKDNLERLVAIGERLLKSPVTRVDLISGLTEPVKDGGTNDQALKRFAGMLSSERKLRLAGKISNEIRREVPKARMRASYPKSGKGFNIMNNYNRGRLASYPIPMCSSNAFTTPLKVFL; via the exons ATGGAGGAAATCCCATGCTTCCGTCAGACCGATCAGCCCCCGGATTTCAAGCGGTACATCACCGTTCTTAGCATTGACGGCGGCGGAATCAAAGGGATTCTCCCCGCCGTCATCCTCGATTTCCTCGAATCGCAACTACAG GAGTTGGATGGAGAGCAAGCAAGAATCGCCGACTACTTCGACGTGATAGCCGGAACGAGCACCGGCGGCCTCGTCACGGCCATGCTCACAGCTCCCAGCCAAATCAACCGCCCCCTCTATTCCGGCAAGGGCATCAAGCCTTTCTACTTAGAAAACTGCCCCAAGATTTTCCCGCAGACACA CTCGATTTTTCCGTTTGGGAGATTATTGAAGTCGCTGATGGGGCCGTTGTACGACGGGAAGCACCTCCACAGCGTACTGAAAGAGGAGTTGCAGAACATCAAGCTCAGCCAAGCCATCACAGATGTAATCATCCCTGCCTTCGACATCAAACGGATGCAGCCTGTCATATTCTCCACATACGAG GCGAAGAGAAACCCGTTGTTGGATGCTAATTTCGCGGACATCTGCATCAGTACTTCGGCGGCTCCCACGTTCCTCCCCGGCCACGAGTTCACCACCACCGATGCCCACGGCAACTTCACAGAGTATAATCTCATCGATGGCGGCGTCGCTGCAAATAATCCC ACTCTAATCGCCATAACAGAAGTGATAAGACAGATGTTCGACAGCGGCGTTGACTACTTCCGAATGAGGCCCGTTGACTATCCTCGTCTTCTGACAATATCAATCGGCACGGGAGCTGCGAGGGTTGACGAGAAATTCGACATAAAACGTGCTTCAAAATGGGGGATGGTGGATTGGCTGCTGCACGGCGGCATGGCGCCCTTACTCGAGATATTCAGTCAAGCAAGCGCGGATATGGTCGATATTCACACCTCTCTCATATTCCAAGCTCTTCAGTCCCAACACAATTACCTCAGGATCCAG GATGATGAGCTAAGTGGAATTGAAAATTCAGTTGATATTGCGACCAAGGACAACTTGGAAAGACTCGTGGCAATTGGCGAAAGGCTGCTCAAAAGTCCAGTTACCAGAGTCGATTTGATTTCTGGCCTAACTGAGCCGGTCAAGGATGGAGGCACTAATGACCAAGCTCTCAAGAG ATTTGCTGGTATGTTGTCGAGTGAAAGGAAACTTCGATTGGCGGGGAAGATCAGTAATGAAATCCGCAGAGAAGTTCCGAAGGCGAGGATGAGGGCTTCGTATCCCAAATCTGGAAAGGGATTCAACATTATGAATAATTATAATAGGGGCAGATTGGCTTCGTATCCTATTCCCATGTGTTCCAGCAATGCATTCACTACACCTCTTAAAGTCTTCCTATGA